A genomic segment from Malus domestica chromosome 05, GDT2T_hap1 encodes:
- the LOC103434942 gene encoding bidirectional sugar transporter SWEET2a-like yields MLPIGLSSVYLWCSTAAGIAGNICAISLYLSPMPTFKRIITNRSTEQFSGLPYIYGLLNCLICTWYGLPIVKSGIIMVATVNSIGAVFQLVYLIIFIMYAEKSIKLRISGLLGIVSVLFAAVVLVSLRLSGHERELFVGYICAFSVVSVYASPLFIINLVIKTRSVEFMPFNLSLATFLVSFSFCAYGALQGAPFVYIPNGLGTILGFVQLVLYSYYSKISGDDDSREPLLV; encoded by the exons ATGTTGCCAATTGGATTGTCTTCTGTTTATCTATGGTGCAGTACTGCAGCCGGCATTGCTG GCAATATCTGTGCAATTTCGTTATATTTGTCCCCAAT GCCAACATTTAAGAGAATTATCACAAACAGGTCAACAGAACAATTCTCAGGATTGCCTTACATATACGGCCTTTTGAATTGCTTGATATGCACATGGTATGGCCTGCCTATAGTGAAGAGTGGTATTATAATGGTGGCTACAGTTAATTCAATCGGAGCTGTTTTCCAGTTAGTCTACTTGATCATTTTCATTATGTACGCCGAAAAATCAATTAAG TTGAGGATATCAGGATTGCTCGGAATAGTTTCTGTTCTTTTTGCAGCCGTCGTCCTTGTGAGCTTAAGACTTTCGGGCCATGAGAGGGAACTGTTCGTAGGATATATATGTGCTTTTTCAGTAGTTTCAGTGTATGCTTCGCCATTGTTTATCATC AATTTGGTGATCAAAACAAGGAGTGTTGAGTTCATGCCATTTAATCTTTCTCTTGCAACTTTTTTGGTGAGTTTCTCTTTCTGTGCATACGGAGCGTTGCAGGGCGCCCCTTTTGTCTAT ATCCCAAACGGTCTTGGAACAATTTTAGGGTTTGTCCAGTTGGTTCTGTACTCATACTACAGCAAAATATCTGGAGATGATGACTCAAGAGAACCATTGCTTGTTTAA